Proteins encoded together in one Acholeplasma hippikon window:
- a CDS encoding cadherin-like beta sandwich domain-containing protein produces the protein MTVVESTTQKSSLSTEELITKIDPAYGDVRFDIYMKSIGQNRKLSAIQAGWVLPNPKTRYNEAFEEGDTLVDLGRNGKKNFFTLGGTSAYHLALADANTGAIGYEFTTDDVLIASIYIGFDSTFTNDDYFQFSLDFVGYFNAALDFTGYQEYDLSSVKVNGFETIEATADTNLKTLKVGSNELTIVNDNLYEVTLTYDESKQSLNDLVKYTLSKKQATSNLTSNKINDFKAGDEIYIDVTDDTVNTVETKRHTIIITDVLPVDTSIKSLGFNADNYFSLNQTFSPDTLNYSVTIPATRVSHGFIIKPIVTSSYATFEVKLDSQKITSQTGSYAINNLTRGNHTLEIIVHNNNLSKTYTISITQQTYDSTATLDSIAFYDQSNNTKPGNEHSSVVLNESSSSYRFDLLFIEKTVKSVSFEVSIYANDESIDGAKGNLVKDGNNFNKFKYATLIKIEKGERHTITFTVTAEDNTIYEYVYVIERELSTNTELKSVSVNEENNIFNINLVNNAYHYIIKNNDVEKIVITALGKDKEFSTVFIRMNQSIISNTIDVTNLTEGKHDFEIYVVAQDGLTVQTYPLYITKQSSDTSLSFKVRRYGQNDIILSDLDFELQGNNYVISNLPYDLSNLSFEVIATHANAKVEKTSGYGTFSQKANKITGNIQFTSTAEQTVAFVIRVTAENTNISSEYEITLTRNGAKTIDTLSELTVSNTTVQGFTKDLKPSSNLGLTVIDPQSVNETVYLEALASNLEETTKITYEYKLSTSQSYLTGQSINFERGKVYDVRITVRSEANTQSIYQFQFTVASSNHEITSIRLYDENNDEINLGYQANIYEYTINVPAKLSKVNIKTILKDEYATITTGADSNGYISLNPAGKNTIIEVYATSESKEKSKTYQITLVRGSYRTSAQLESLTVKLPTNDFMNIGFSSQTYTYNIRIDNLYEFIDLSASVKQSGETFLGGNTTYQERIFIEEGKTVTVTLIVVAEDGSTKGTYTINIKRANQDATLKEVVIDGISYDLGLFTNNILNLGNIQYHKSSFEVFIELNDPFATYTVQPSLNSNYWHLTQTGQLELVITVTAQDKETKQIYRIRLTREAASNDASLKNLVFESNEGNLLENITPVTTTNSVTYTLKVTRDVILTNIIAEANHSYAAINHAYISKTLTAGGEKLFTITVTAEDGKTVMNYYVSITQKNNDTTIQEIMINEISYDLTKQNKVYDLGQFNYSERIIDLYVLLSDETYASILLNDQVYTKQTYELKLNELSFTIRAKAEDGTLGETYTFKYVLKGMSTDNNLDRLIVRDGTTNLIEKETVLENNFTINLTKEFNGSSLYLEAKANTNLKQITQVTNLTDVTLPITSLEVEIPLVFNADGSINKTISITVKAEDGSTKLYTIQIKRGTQLSSNKDIASIDVYDLNEELIKTYTSFNQMSLTVSYQISAIKIVVNLVDAKSSVSLDSIYLLTPNQAKTIEFKVKAEDGSLSDKYVITVFRDKASNDASLKNLEVFDKDGNNLISFNKDIKHYEVKLDYTHTYVDVLYDKENTNQTVMGSLDRQTLSRGVNKLQVFVTAEDNSTVIIYTITITLVDMSNTIFSITVNGITVLVTDELVYEFSNLSFQTKEIVIEFETSPYAKKIGTGKFNVNVGLNEFTIYAESEDNQKGTEYKIRITRLAADQNTFINSLSIYDVYNKKELKTNEPLRKDLSNYTVTLDPKSTYTYVDIEVNLQSELSVVDNLGRYELIENNGLILEVIKLIVTAEDGSMRTYEIKFMKVNQTTLNNENHIIDIELIGNNGINYFEDMFDQNKVIQDKVTVPYLVNLLNLNVYLPKGATLHTNNLKTYSLVSGETLEINIQAKAEDGSVSDKTYVLTIYRELPNTNNLLDQIYINQEPLSSFNSTINSYQLKVDYLAVSKIQLSAELSDLRARIVGEGIKNIKHGLNTFDLIVYAEDGSENVYRIEIFALSYETELLELTVDGKSIDFEPNKLQYEVNIPYQQTEVVIDGRTNIFGNIIGLGTKRNLKVGENKFQIKVQSEANTFGEVYEITIIREEPNHDATLKSLVVKDTKGNILPFTQNFDPFTQEYIIMLSDKNIMTVFIEATANQETSIVYQTGLQLLEGLIDGKYHTILNVTVVSESGIENKYTISFYREVKLDDVFEIMSFNLYGNNLVNYLGTSPNSLVSFDIKTLTYELKVPYTLTSMNLEINSLGKVYGAGQKLFNIDNEIIYEVFVESISKVNRSEIYTIRITKEEVSSYNLLDNLYVNNEALLNFNPNLNNYELTIDVKETNTFILDGVTSASKVSGFGTYTLLPGKNIFPINVTAENGVINTYTITVFYVDSNALLESLRIKESNEAIYNELTAKQTENFIFSPETFEYTIYVSPDTRYINISGSAKNIAGAKVLGFGTYRLNLETEKINVQVTAEDGKTTEVYSITFIKRIILANDAKLQLLVIDGYQLAFDRDTYQYKLNVSNDVNQLSVYAKTNSDLAKVSVVGYEIGNPSSILALEIDDLVEGNNVLLIKVEAQDGTISYYRLNVLKEKQENLIVVVLLIIAIILWAITVLALLIKRINRNKNDRKERMIV, from the coding sequence ATGACAGTTGTAGAAAGTACAACGCAAAAAAGTTCACTTTCAACAGAAGAATTAATAACAAAAATTGATCCAGCTTATGGTGATGTAAGATTTGACATTTACATGAAGAGTATAGGTCAAAATAGAAAACTTAGTGCAATCCAAGCAGGATGGGTACTACCAAATCCTAAAACTCGATATAATGAGGCCTTTGAAGAAGGAGATACTTTAGTAGACCTTGGTCGAAATGGTAAAAAGAATTTCTTCACATTAGGTGGAACAAGCGCATACCACCTAGCACTTGCAGATGCAAATACAGGCGCCATCGGTTATGAATTCACAACCGATGACGTCTTAATTGCAAGTATCTATATTGGATTTGACTCTACTTTTACGAATGATGATTATTTTCAGTTTTCACTTGATTTCGTAGGGTACTTTAATGCTGCTTTAGATTTTACAGGATATCAAGAATATGATTTGTCCAGTGTAAAAGTGAATGGATTTGAAACAATAGAGGCAACTGCAGATACAAATTTAAAAACATTAAAAGTTGGTTCAAATGAATTAACGATTGTTAATGATAATCTTTATGAGGTTACATTAACTTATGATGAATCAAAACAAAGTTTAAATGATTTAGTCAAGTATACATTAAGCAAAAAACAAGCAACATCAAATTTAACAAGTAATAAAATAAATGACTTTAAAGCTGGTGATGAAATCTATATTGATGTGACTGATGATACGGTAAATACAGTAGAAACTAAACGACATACCATTATCATTACAGATGTTTTACCTGTAGACACATCAATAAAATCATTAGGTTTTAATGCAGATAATTACTTTAGTTTAAACCAAACATTTAGTCCTGATACTTTAAATTATTCAGTTACGATTCCTGCAACTAGAGTAAGTCATGGATTTATCATTAAACCAATTGTAACTTCAAGTTATGCAACATTTGAGGTAAAACTAGATTCACAAAAAATAACTTCTCAAACAGGAAGTTACGCAATCAATAATTTAACCAGAGGAAACCATACTTTAGAAATTATTGTTCATAATAACAATTTATCAAAAACATATACAATTTCAATTACACAACAAACCTATGATTCTACAGCGACTTTAGATTCAATCGCATTTTATGATCAATCTAATAACACAAAGCCAGGTAATGAGCATAGTTCCGTTGTGTTAAATGAAAGTTCATCTTCTTATCGATTTGATTTGTTATTCATTGAAAAAACAGTTAAGTCTGTTTCATTTGAGGTTTCTATTTATGCCAATGATGAATCAATTGATGGGGCTAAAGGAAATTTAGTTAAGGATGGAAATAACTTTAACAAATTTAAATATGCAACATTAATTAAAATTGAAAAAGGTGAACGTCATACCATAACATTTACTGTAACAGCAGAAGATAATACGATTTATGAATATGTTTATGTTATTGAAAGAGAACTATCAACAAACACTGAATTAAAAAGTGTAAGTGTGAATGAAGAAAACAATATCTTTAACATAAATTTAGTTAACAATGCATATCATTACATTATTAAAAATAACGATGTAGAAAAAATAGTTATCACAGCACTTGGTAAAGATAAAGAGTTTTCAACAGTCTTTATTAGAATGAATCAATCAATTATTTCAAATACAATTGATGTGACAAATCTAACTGAAGGTAAACATGATTTTGAAATCTATGTTGTTGCTCAAGATGGCCTAACAGTGCAAACTTACCCACTTTATATTACAAAACAATCATCAGATACTTCATTAAGTTTTAAAGTGCGACGTTATGGACAGAATGACATCATTTTATCGGATTTAGATTTTGAGTTACAAGGTAATAACTATGTGATTTCAAATCTACCATATGATTTATCAAACTTAAGTTTTGAAGTTATTGCAACACACGCAAATGCAAAAGTTGAAAAAACAAGTGGATATGGAACATTTAGCCAAAAGGCAAATAAAATTACTGGTAATATTCAGTTCACATCAACTGCTGAACAAACGGTTGCCTTTGTTATTAGAGTAACAGCTGAAAATACAAATATTTCATCTGAATATGAAATTACTTTAACAAGAAATGGCGCAAAAACCATAGATACTTTAAGTGAATTAACCGTATCAAACACAACTGTTCAAGGTTTTACCAAAGATTTAAAACCAAGTTCAAACTTAGGATTAACAGTTATTGATCCACAATCAGTAAACGAAACAGTTTACTTAGAAGCTCTTGCATCAAATCTAGAAGAAACAACTAAAATTACATATGAATATAAACTTTCAACAAGTCAAAGTTATCTAACAGGACAGTCAATTAATTTTGAACGTGGAAAAGTTTATGATGTGAGAATTACTGTTCGTTCTGAGGCAAACACACAAAGTATTTACCAATTCCAATTCACTGTCGCAAGCAGTAATCATGAAATTACATCGATTCGCTTATATGATGAAAACAATGATGAAATTAATCTTGGATATCAAGCAAACATTTATGAATATACGATTAATGTTCCTGCAAAATTATCTAAGGTAAATATTAAAACGATACTCAAAGATGAGTATGCAACCATCACAACTGGTGCTGACAGCAATGGTTATATTTCATTAAACCCTGCTGGTAAAAACACAATAATTGAAGTCTATGCAACATCTGAATCTAAAGAAAAATCTAAAACTTATCAAATCACTTTAGTTCGTGGTTCATATCGAACAAGTGCACAACTTGAAAGTCTAACTGTTAAATTACCAACTAATGACTTCATGAATATTGGCTTTAGTAGTCAAACGTATACTTACAATATTAGAATTGATAATTTATATGAATTTATTGATTTATCAGCAAGTGTTAAACAAAGTGGTGAAACCTTCTTAGGAGGTAATACAACTTATCAAGAAAGAATCTTTATTGAAGAAGGAAAAACCGTTACAGTCACTTTAATTGTTGTTGCAGAAGATGGAAGCACAAAAGGTACTTACACAATTAACATCAAACGTGCTAATCAAGATGCGACATTAAAAGAAGTTGTAATTGATGGTATTAGCTATGATTTAGGATTATTTACAAATAACATTTTAAATTTAGGAAATATTCAATACCATAAGTCTAGTTTTGAAGTATTTATTGAATTAAATGATCCATTCGCAACTTATACAGTACAACCTTCTTTAAATAGTAATTACTGGCATTTAACACAAACTGGACAACTTGAGTTAGTTATCACAGTTACTGCTCAAGATAAAGAAACAAAACAAATTTATCGTATTCGATTAACAAGAGAAGCTGCAAGCAATGATGCAAGCTTAAAGAACTTAGTCTTTGAATCGAACGAAGGCAACTTATTAGAAAATATAACACCAGTTACAACAACAAACTCAGTAACGTATACATTAAAAGTAACAAGAGACGTTATATTAACAAATATTATTGCAGAAGCAAATCACTCTTATGCAGCAATTAATCACGCATATATTTCTAAAACATTAACAGCGGGTGGAGAAAAACTATTTACCATAACAGTAACTGCAGAAGATGGTAAAACAGTCATGAATTATTATGTGTCAATTACACAAAAGAATAATGATACAACCATTCAAGAAATCATGATTAATGAAATAAGTTATGACTTAACAAAACAAAATAAAGTATATGACTTAGGACAATTTAATTATTCAGAAAGAATCATTGATTTATATGTTTTATTAAGTGATGAAACATACGCAAGTATTCTATTAAACGATCAAGTATACACAAAACAAACATATGAATTAAAACTTAATGAACTATCATTTACGATAAGAGCGAAAGCAGAAGACGGTACATTAGGTGAAACTTATACATTTAAATATGTATTAAAAGGCATGTCAACTGACAATAACTTAGATAGGTTAATCGTTCGTGATGGCACAACAAACCTTATTGAAAAAGAAACAGTATTAGAAAATAACTTCACGATTAATCTTACAAAGGAATTTAATGGAAGTAGTCTATACTTAGAAGCAAAAGCAAACACAAACCTTAAACAAATCACCCAAGTAACAAACTTAACTGATGTAACACTCCCAATTACATCACTTGAAGTTGAAATCCCGTTAGTGTTTAATGCGGATGGTTCAATTAATAAGACAATCTCAATTACAGTTAAAGCTGAAGATGGCTCTACGAAGTTATATACAATACAAATTAAAAGAGGAACACAATTAAGTTCAAATAAAGATATCGCATCCATAGATGTCTATGATTTGAATGAAGAACTCATCAAAACATATACATCATTTAATCAAATGTCACTTACTGTGTCATACCAAATAAGTGCAATCAAGATTGTAGTGAACTTAGTGGATGCAAAATCAAGTGTGTCATTAGATTCTATTTATCTACTGACACCAAACCAAGCAAAAACAATTGAGTTTAAAGTAAAAGCTGAAGATGGTTCATTATCAGATAAATATGTCATCACAGTGTTCCGTGATAAAGCAAGCAATGATGCAAGCTTAAAAAATTTAGAAGTATTTGATAAAGATGGAAATAATTTAATTTCATTTAATAAAGATATAAAGCATTATGAAGTGAAACTAGATTACACACATACTTATGTAGATGTGCTTTATGATAAAGAAAACACAAATCAAACAGTTATGGGCTCTTTAGATAGACAAACTTTATCAAGAGGAGTTAATAAACTACAAGTGTTTGTGACTGCTGAAGATAATTCAACAGTTATTATTTACACCATCACAATTACATTAGTGGATATGTCAAATACTATTTTCAGTATTACCGTTAATGGCATAACCGTATTAGTAACAGATGAACTTGTTTATGAATTTTCAAATCTTTCATTCCAAACAAAGGAAATCGTTATTGAATTTGAAACCTCACCATATGCAAAAAAGATTGGTACAGGTAAGTTTAATGTAAACGTGGGTTTAAATGAATTTACAATTTATGCGGAAAGTGAAGATAATCAAAAAGGTACTGAATATAAGATTAGAATCACACGCTTAGCAGCAGACCAAAATACATTTATCAACAGTTTATCGATTTACGATGTTTATAACAAAAAAGAATTAAAAACGAATGAACCGCTTAGAAAAGATTTATCTAATTACACGGTGACTTTAGATCCAAAATCGACATATACTTATGTAGACATTGAAGTTAATCTTCAAAGTGAGCTATCCGTTGTGGATAACTTAGGACGTTATGAATTAATTGAAAATAACGGATTAATATTAGAGGTTATTAAACTGATTGTTACTGCAGAAGATGGTTCAATGAGAACTTATGAAATTAAGTTCATGAAAGTTAATCAAACAACACTTAATAATGAAAACCATATTATCGATATTGAATTGATTGGTAATAATGGCATCAATTATTTTGAAGATATGTTTGATCAAAATAAAGTTATTCAAGATAAAGTAACTGTACCTTATTTGGTAAATCTTTTAAATCTAAATGTATACTTACCAAAAGGTGCAACGCTACATACAAATAACCTAAAAACTTATAGTTTAGTTTCAGGTGAAACACTTGAGATTAATATTCAGGCAAAAGCGGAAGATGGCTCTGTAAGCGATAAAACATATGTTTTAACTATCTATAGAGAACTACCAAATACGAATAACTTACTAGATCAAATTTATATCAATCAAGAACCATTAAGTTCATTTAATAGTACTATCAATAGCTATCAACTAAAAGTAGATTACTTAGCAGTGTCAAAAATTCAATTGAGTGCTGAATTAAGTGATCTTAGAGCGAGGATTGTAGGAGAAGGCATTAAGAACATTAAACACGGTTTAAATACATTTGACCTCATTGTTTATGCAGAAGATGGCAGTGAAAATGTCTATCGAATTGAAATTTTCGCATTAAGTTATGAGACAGAACTACTGGAGTTAACAGTTGATGGTAAGTCAATTGATTTTGAACCAAATAAATTACAATACGAAGTAAATATTCCATATCAACAAACAGAAGTAGTTATTGATGGTAGGACTAATATTTTTGGTAACATCATTGGATTAGGTACAAAACGAAACCTTAAGGTTGGTGAAAATAAATTCCAAATAAAAGTTCAAAGTGAAGCAAATACTTTTGGAGAGGTTTATGAAATTACAATCATTAGAGAAGAGCCAAATCATGATGCAACCTTAAAATCATTAGTTGTTAAAGACACAAAAGGAAACATTCTACCATTTACTCAAAACTTTGATCCATTTACTCAAGAATATATCATTATGTTATCTGATAAAAATATCATGACAGTATTCATTGAGGCAACAGCTAATCAAGAAACCTCAATTGTATATCAAACAGGCTTACAACTTTTAGAAGGTTTAATTGATGGTAAATACCATACGATTTTAAATGTAACAGTCGTTTCTGAATCTGGTATTGAAAATAAATATACAATTAGTTTTTATAGAGAAGTTAAATTAGATGATGTTTTTGAAATCATGAGCTTTAATCTATATGGAAATAATTTAGTTAACTATTTAGGAACTAGTCCAAATAGTTTAGTTTCATTCGATATAAAAACCTTAACTTATGAACTTAAAGTTCCTTATACATTAACTTCAATGAACTTAGAAATTAATAGTTTAGGTAAAGTCTATGGTGCTGGTCAAAAATTATTTAATATAGATAACGAAATTATTTATGAAGTCTTTGTAGAAAGTATAAGCAAAGTAAATCGTTCAGAAATCTACACAATTAGAATAACTAAGGAAGAAGTTTCATCATATAACTTATTAGATAACTTATATGTGAACAATGAAGCATTATTAAACTTTAATCCTAATCTAAATAACTATGAGTTAACAATTGATGTAAAAGAAACAAATACCTTTATCTTAGATGGTGTGACAAGTGCATCAAAAGTTAGTGGTTTTGGTACGTATACTTTATTACCAGGAAAAAATATTTTCCCAATCAATGTTACCGCTGAAAATGGCGTTATTAACACATACACCATAACAGTTTTCTATGTAGATTCAAATGCCTTATTAGAATCTTTACGCATTAAAGAAAGTAATGAAGCAATTTATAATGAATTAACTGCAAAACAAACAGAAAACTTTATCTTTAGCCCAGAAACTTTTGAATATACAATCTATGTAAGCCCAGATACAAGATATATAAATATCTCTGGAAGCGCGAAAAATATAGCTGGTGCTAAAGTATTAGGATTTGGTACATATCGCTTAAATTTAGAGACTGAAAAAATTAATGTCCAAGTAACAGCTGAAGATGGTAAGACAACAGAAGTTTATAGTATTACCTTCATTAAACGTATTATCTTAGCAAATGATGCGAAACTACAGTTATTAGTTATTGATGGATATCAATTAGCATTTGACAGGGATACTTATCAATATAAACTTAATGTTTCTAATGATGTTAATCAGTTAAGCGTATATGCCAAAACAAACTCAGATTTAGCTAAAGTCTCAGTTGTGGGTTATGAAATTGGTAATCCTTCAAGTATCTTAGCGTTAGAAATTGATGATTTGGTTGAAGGAAATAATGTTTTATTAATCAAAGTAGAAGCACAAGATGGCACAATTAGTTATTATCGTTTAAATGTATTAAAAGAAAAACAAGAAAACTTAATTGTAGTTGTTTTATTAATTATCGCAATTATCCTTTGGGCAATTACAGTATTAGCACTTTTAATTAAACGTATCAATAGAAATAAAAACGATAGAAAGGAAAGAATGATTGTCTAA
- a CDS encoding ATP-binding protein — translation MEQFAEWFVGLFREIVRNIWSFITGFSTLIYQGFIGNFITYAKDFIHKSESFNFLDWVFSIIGIILILLLYILLITLIVFLVRKYFKFVSVEKDKETLMEEVSNLSFELNKLLDEKNASLALSKETDQNLKKEDKQDKNRFSLLPEIDLKYKRKNLITLMKSEDQLRLDELVKRFINFSATNLNLYYSEKTVRIFFAGMATSKTMILEGISGTGKTSLAYAMGKFFNHDASIISVQPSWRDRSEMLGYFNEFTKKFNETEFLKALYEATYRDDLTFIVLDEMNLARVEYYFADFLSILEMPNKEEWKIQLINDIKEDDPFHLKQGKLQIPENVWFIGTANRDDSTFAITDKVYDRVASIEMNDKAVFFNAERENHVELTYSYVSGLFNEALENFQISQKTLENLQKLDDFIIDKFQIAFGNRINKQIHTFIPVYMAAGGNEIEALDYLVSRKIIRKFESLNLPFLQKELEDLVSLIDKLFGKMNFNDTKKMIKTYIKSF, via the coding sequence ATGGAACAATTTGCAGAATGGTTTGTCGGGTTATTTAGAGAAATTGTTAGAAATATTTGGTCGTTTATCACCGGTTTTTCTACACTTATTTATCAAGGATTTATAGGAAATTTTATTACATACGCAAAAGACTTTATTCATAAGTCAGAATCATTTAATTTCTTAGATTGGGTATTTTCTATTATTGGGATTATCTTAATCTTATTACTTTATATATTACTCATTACTTTAATTGTCTTTTTAGTTAGAAAGTACTTTAAATTTGTAAGTGTTGAAAAAGATAAAGAGACATTAATGGAAGAGGTAAGTAACTTAAGTTTTGAACTCAATAAATTATTAGATGAAAAGAACGCAAGTTTAGCCTTATCAAAAGAAACAGATCAAAATCTAAAAAAAGAAGATAAACAAGATAAAAATCGCTTTAGCTTATTACCTGAAATTGATCTTAAATATAAACGTAAAAACTTAATAACTTTAATGAAAAGTGAAGATCAATTAAGATTAGATGAATTAGTTAAACGCTTTATTAACTTTTCAGCCACAAATCTTAATCTTTACTATTCTGAAAAAACAGTAAGAATTTTCTTTGCGGGTATGGCTACATCTAAAACAATGATTTTAGAAGGTATCTCAGGTACTGGGAAAACCTCACTTGCCTACGCAATGGGTAAATTCTTTAATCATGATGCTTCAATCATTTCAGTTCAACCATCATGGCGTGATCGTAGTGAAATGCTAGGGTATTTTAACGAATTCACAAAGAAGTTCAATGAAACAGAGTTCTTAAAAGCGCTTTATGAAGCAACTTACCGAGATGATTTAACATTTATTGTCTTAGATGAAATGAACTTAGCCAGAGTAGAATATTACTTTGCTGATTTCTTAAGTATTTTAGAAATGCCTAATAAAGAAGAATGGAAAATCCAGTTAATAAATGATATTAAAGAAGATGATCCATTCCATTTAAAACAAGGTAAACTGCAAATACCAGAAAATGTTTGGTTCATTGGAACAGCCAATAGAGATGATTCAACTTTCGCTATCACAGATAAAGTTTATGACCGTGTAGCGTCAATTGAAATGAATGATAAAGCAGTATTTTTCAATGCAGAAAGAGAAAATCACGTTGAATTAACTTATAGTTATGTAAGTGGGTTATTTAACGAAGCTCTTGAAAACTTTCAAATATCTCAAAAAACATTAGAAAACCTACAAAAGTTAGATGATTTTATTATTGATAAATTCCAAATTGCATTTGGTAACCGTATTAACAAACAAATTCATACCTTTATTCCTGTTTATATGGCAGCGGGTGGAAATGAAATTGAAGCACTTGATTATCTAGTTAGTAGAAAAATCATACGTAAGTTTGAAAGTTTAAATCTTCCATTCCTTCAAAAAGAATTAGAAGATTTAGTGTCATTAATCGATAAGTTATTTGGTAAAATGAACTTCAATGATACAAAGAAAATGATCAAAACTTATATTAAGAGTTTTTAA
- a CDS encoding EAL domain-containing protein — protein sequence MKDNMILYATLILLTIILLSISVYFLIKLLYKNYQLTKYKNLDNILKIEILEGFIKHEMKLDPNKPFSLSLISIDNFLQVKSYIPDHLVTFYLNQLGKRIQMHLKKNWKFAQTKEREAFLIYSENLDSKDELFDTLSKIKMSLEKPVTLDNGLEINRTFSISYISYPNLADSYETLLSRLYSTLLNVKKIGGNELKTFHEGIYEDSENFNKYLNLKESILSEKFLFSFTPLYQKDVCLGFYTELQFENENYLNLIPQLEASLDAYWFGNWVFEKTIEEAFEVLTVNVEKEFKLFIPISIQQLANEKLVERFRRIAIKYKVKPERIVLNIINTNTSYEVIKIHEHINHLKKLNFNISSQLNDNFKTNMAYDFILNYILVQEEFIQSKLSILNTELMHLKKVMMQSTKEWPIENIYLYQYKDDKKLNGQAILSFKEKLDK from the coding sequence ATGAAAGATAACATGATTCTATATGCAACACTTATTTTACTAACAATCATTCTTTTATCGATTAGCGTATATTTCTTAATTAAGTTATTGTATAAAAACTATCAATTAACAAAATATAAAAATTTAGATAATATTTTAAAAATAGAAATACTTGAAGGTTTTATCAAACATGAAATGAAGTTAGATCCAAATAAACCATTTAGTTTATCATTGATTTCAATTGATAATTTCCTTCAAGTGAAATCTTATATTCCAGATCATTTAGTTACTTTTTATTTAAATCAATTAGGTAAAAGAATACAAATGCATTTAAAGAAAAACTGGAAGTTTGCCCAAACAAAAGAGAGAGAAGCATTTTTAATTTATAGTGAGAATTTAGATAGTAAAGATGAATTATTTGATACCTTATCAAAAATTAAAATGTCACTTGAAAAGCCAGTTACTTTAGATAATGGCTTAGAAATTAATCGGACTTTTTCAATATCGTATATTAGTTATCCCAATCTAGCAGATAGTTATGAAACTTTATTATCTAGACTTTACAGTACGTTACTAAACGTTAAAAAAATTGGTGGAAATGAATTAAAAACCTTCCATGAAGGAATTTATGAAGATTCAGAAAACTTTAATAAATATTTAAACTTAAAAGAGTCTATTTTATCGGAAAAGTTTTTATTTAGTTTTACACCACTTTATCAAAAAGACGTATGCTTAGGTTTTTACACTGAACTTCAATTTGAAAATGAGAACTACTTAAACCTAATTCCACAACTAGAAGCAAGTTTAGATGCATATTGGTTTGGTAATTGGGTATTTGAAAAAACAATAGAAGAAGCATTTGAAGTTTTAACAGTGAATGTAGAAAAGGAATTTAAACTATTTATTCCTATATCTATACAACAACTAGCTAATGAAAAGTTGGTTGAAAGATTTAGAAGAATCGCAATTAAATATAAAGTTAAGCCTGAAAGAATTGTTTTAAATATCATTAACACAAACACTTCATATGAAGTTATAAAAATTCATGAACATATTAATCATTTAAAAAAACTCAACTTTAATATATCAAGTCAGTTGAATGATAATTTTAAAACCAACATGGCTTATGACTTTATCTTGAATTATATCTTGGTTCAAGAAGAATTTATTCAGTCTAAATTAAGTATCTTAAATACAGAATTAATGCATCTTAAAAAGGTTATGATGCAATCAACAAAAGAATGGCCAATAGAAAATATTTATCTATATCAATATAAAGATGATAAGAAATTAAATGGACAAGCGATCTTATCGTTTAAAGAAAAGTTAGATAAATAA